The sequence CGGAGCCATCGTTGGTAAGGCGCTGTATACCGGCAACATCAAGCTTGCCGAAGCTTTGGCCGCTTTGAAGTAAGCCTGGCCCGAGGGCCAGAGCCGCGGCACGCGAGGGTTTAGGGTTTTGAAGGTTGTGTCGCAGGCGGAGCGAAGCCCGCCGCCCCGAAGGGGCCAAGACCGCGGCACGCGAAAGTTTTAAGGGGTTTAAGCTTTTGAGCAGGCGGAGCGGAGCCGCCGCCCCGAAGGGGCCAGAAGCGCGGCACGCGAAGGTTATAAGAGGTTTAAGCTTTTGAGCAGGCGGGGCAAGCCCGCCGCCCCGGAGGGGCCAAGACCGCGACACGCGAAGGTTTAGGGTCTGAAGTTTTTGCCCTTTACAGCAGGAGCGCCGCAGTCCAAGCGGTCCCACAGGGATAAGCGGTCGCACCACAAAAATAAACTAAGCAGCGCCTTCGCCCCTGACCCCGCCAAACTTCCGGGTGTCCAGAGGGCGGAGCCCTTGGGGTCCCCCTTGGCTAAGGGGGATTTAGGGGGATCGAAAAAGGAGGATAATCATGCTGGCCAAACGCATCATACCCTGCCTGGACGTTAAGGACGGCCGGGTAGTAAAAGGCGTTAACTTTGTAAACCTGCGGGATGCCGGCGATCCGGTGGAGCTCGCGGCGATTTACGACCGGGAAGGCGCGGATGAGCTGGTGTTCCTGGATATTTCCGCATCGGTGGAAGGCCGGGCGACGATGGTTGAGGTCGTGCGCCGGACGGCGGGCGAAATTTCCATCCCGTTCACCGTAGGAGGGGGAATATCGGCCCCCGAGCATATGAAGACGATCTTACGGGCCGGAGCCGACAAGATCGGCATCAACACGGCCGCTGTAAACAATCCGCAGTTGATTCTCGAAGGAGCGCGGCGGTTCGGCTCCCAATGTATTGTAGTGGCGGTAGATGCCAAATATAATGAAGCTTGGGGCGAGTGGGAAGTGTACACCCACGGCGGACGCAAGCCTTCCGGAATCAAGGCGCTGGAGTGGGTGAAGGAGGCCGAGAGGCTGGGAGCGGGCGAGATTTTGCTTACCAGCATGGATGCCGACGGTACCAAGGACGGCTTTGATATAAAACTCACATCTGCTGTCAGTGATCTGGTGGATATTCCGGTGATCGCGTCGGGCGGAGCGGGAAAGATTGAGCATTTTTACGATGTGTTCACTGCGGGCAAGGCGGATGCCGGGCTTGCGGCGACCATTTTTCATTATAAGGAAATTGGGATCGGCGACTTGAAGGCCGACTTAAAACAAAAGGGTGTGGAGATCCGATGAACGAACAGCAAAATAATGCGACAACTGAGCAGCAGGAAATTTTGGAAGGAATACGCTGGAATGAAGCCGGGCTTCTTCCGGCTATCGTGCAGGACGACACTACCCTGGAAGTGCTTATGTTCGCTTACATGAACCCGGAATCGCTGAAGCTGTCTCTGGAGAGCGGACAGACCTGGTTCTGGAGCCGTTCACGGGGGGAGCTGTGGCATAAAGGCGGTACTTCGGGCAATACACAGGCAATTACCTCGATTCACTACGATTGTGACAGCGACACTCTGCTTGTGAAGGTCAAACCGGAAGGACCGGCCTGCCATACAGGCAAGGTTTCATGCTTTTACCGTGAGTTTCCGCTCGGGAGCAAAGCTGGGGCAGCCAAACCGCAGACGGATGAATTATATAGCGGCGGCAGCAAGTCAACCGAGGCCCGCTTTGCCGTGCTGGCTGAACTGGAGCGTGTTATCGCGGAGAGAGAGGTGGAGCGTCCGGAAGGAGCCTACACTACGTATCTGTTCGACAAAGGCGTTGACAAGATCCTGAAGAAGGTCGGCGAAGAGACGGCGGAAACGATTATCGCGGCCAAAAACAAGGACAATGCCGAGCTCCGGCTCGAAGTCAGCGATCTGATCTACCATTTGCTCGTCCTGCTGCAGGAGCGCAAGCTTCCGCTCGACGACATAATGGCCGAGCTGAGCGCGCGCCACGAGCGGCCCCGCCGCGATTAGTACAGAAGGGAGCCTCCCATGCATATCGATTATCACACCCATCACGAGCGCTGCGGACATGCCGTAGGCAAGCTCGAAGATTACGTTCGCCGGGGCATCGAACTCGGCCTTAAGCAGCTCGGTCTGTCGGATCATCTGCCGCTGATTCATGTCGATCCGGCGCAGTATTATCCGGAGATGGCTATGCCGCTTGAGGAGCTTCCCCGCTATGTCGAGGAATGTCTGGCCCTGAAGGAGCGTTACCGGGGAGTCATCGATATCCGGGTAGGGCTTGAAGCTGATTATATCGAAGGCTATGAAGAGGAGATCCGCGAACTGCTCGCTCCTTACCCTTGGGATTACCTGATCGGCTCGGTGCATTTTCTCGGCGAGTGGGATATTACCGATTTCCGGCAGGTTCACGGCTGGGAAGGCCAAGATCCCCTTGCGGTCTACCGGCGCTATTATCAAGCGATAAGCATGGCTGCATCTTCGGGGATTTACGATATAATAGGGCATATGGATGTTATCAAAAGATTCGGCTACGGACCGGATACACCAGAAGGGCAGGCGGAAGTGAAGGAGCTTGAGCTGAGCGCGCTGCGGAGAATAGCGGATGCGGGAATCGCGATGGAACTGAACGCCTCCGGCCTGTTCAAGCCGTGTGCCGAGATGTTCCCGGCTCCGCATGTGCTGAAGCAAGCTCTTGAGCTTGGCATCCCGCTGACGCTGGGCTCGGACGCCCATGATCCGGCGAAGCTTGGTGAAGGCCTTGCGGAGGCTCGCAAGCTGCTTTGGGATACGGGATTCCGTGAACTCGCGGTGTTTGATGGCCGCCGCCGGGAAATGGTCTCTTTTGAAGGATAATGAATATAAATTAAGGAGGGCGCTATGCAGCACCATACATTGCGTATTTTTTCCGGGTCGTCCAATCCGAAGCTGGCTGCGGATATTGCCTCAAGGCTTGGCGCGGAGCTGGGGAAGATTAAGCTGACCCGCTTCAAGAGTGGCGAGATTTATGTGCATTACGAAGAAAGCATCCGGAATTGCGATGTCTTTTTGGTGCAATCTCTCTCCCATCCCATCAATGAGCTGTTTGTCGAGCTATTGGTAATGATTGACGCCGCGAAACGGGCGTCGGCGCGAACGGTAAATATTATCGTTCCGTACTACGGCTATGCCCGTCAGGAGCGCAAGTCGGCACCTAGAGAGCCAATCTCCGCCAAAATGGTTGCAGATGTGCTTACGACAGCCGGCGCGACGCGCGTACTTACCCTCGATCTGCATGCGGCGGCGATCCAGGGCTTCTTCAATATCCCGGTGGATCACCTGACGGCGCTTGATCTGATCAGCGGGTATCTGAAGGCAAAGAATTTGCCCGATGTAGTGGTGGTATCGCCCGATGCCGGTCGCGCTTCCACGGCCGAGAAGCTGGCAAGCAAGCTGGACTCGCCGTTCGCCATTATGATTAAGAAGCGTCCGGCCCATAACGAATCGGTCATAACCCACGTCATTGGCGATGTGGAGGGACGGACTCCGGTCATTATCGAAGACCTGATCGATACGGGAACCACCATTGTTAACGTTGTTGAAGGATTGAAGGAGAGAGGGGCAAAGAACAGCATCGTCTGCGCCACGCATGGATTGTTCTCCGGTCCGGCGATCGAACGGCTGGATCACCCCGGAATTGAGGAAGTGGTGGTAACCGATTCCATCGAGCTGCCTGCTGACCATTCCAGCCGCTTCACCGTTCTCTCGGTCGCTCCAATGCTGGCGAGGGCCATAAGCATTATTATCGAGGGCGGTTCTATCGACAAACTGTTTGGAGACGCGGGAATATAACATTCCCCCGTCTTTTTTTATCTCCAGAATAAAATAGGATACGGTTTCAGGCCTCCCGTTCAACTTGAAAACCCCTTTCGGTTTTATGGTATACTGTGTGGAGACAGCCGGGGCCAACACTGGAAACGGCAAACGTGAAGTTTGGAGAATCGCTTGCAAAGCGCATCTTCTGTTGGAAAGAGGGTTAGGGAGCTTACAAGGAGGTGCCAGCTTCCATGATAGAAAAGATTTCAGAGATCGATGGCGGGACAGGAAACGTTATCCCCGTCGCTCTGAACGCTAATTTTTTCTTTGAAAGAGCCGTCCGTTCGCTGGATCGCTTTCAATATGAAAAAGCACTGAAAAATTTCCGCAAAGCGGTTGAATATGAACCGGATAATCCGGTTAATCATTGCAATATGGCGGGTATATTGTCGGAGATGGGGGATTACGAGGCGTCTAACGCCATTCTGGCCCATGTACTGGAGCAGGTGGACCCCTCCATGACGGAATGCCATTTTTATATGGCCAATAACTTCGCCAATATGGAAAACTTTGAGGAGGCCGAGCGCTCGCTCGTGACGTATCTTGAGGAGGATGCGAACGGCGAATTCCTCGCGGAATCGGAGGAGCTGATGGAGCTGCTGCACTACGAGCTCGACCGTCCCGTTTCGCTGAACCGGATCCGCAGCCGGGAAGGGGCGGTCGAACATGACCGTGCCCGGAGCTTGCTGGAAGAAGGAAAATTTCCGGAGGCGGTTCGTCTCTTGGAACAGATCACCGAGGGAACGCCCGATTTTTTGGCGGCGCATAATAATTTGGCTTTGGCGCATTTTTATATGGGCCGGTTTGCCAAAGCGAAGGAATGTATTGCGCGGGTGCTGGAGAAGGAGCCGGGCAATTTGCATGCGCTCTGCAATCTGGCGATTTTCCTGCAGTACGAAGGGGATCGGAGCACGCTGGATGGGCTGCTGCAGATGCTGGAGGTGACCGTTCCATTCCACCGGGAGCATGTCTTCAAGCTTGCGACGACGATGGGGATTCTGGGACGGCACAGAGCGGCTTATGGTCATTTCCGCCGTCTGCTGAAAGACGAAGAGATCAGCGGTGACGCCGGGCTGTATCATTACTGCGCAGCCGCGGCTTGCAACAGCGGACTGCGGCTGGAGGCCGAGCGCTGCTGGAGGCAGGCCGCCAAGCTCGACCCGGAGTCGGAGGTGCCCCGGTTCTTCTTGAACCAGCTGCATCAGTCGACGGCGGAGGGTTCGGAACTGCCGGCCGTCAGCTATAACTATCAGCTCCCATTTCAGGAGCAGCTTAAGCTGTGGAAGGCCAACAAGGGCAGCTTTGCGGAGCAGGTTAGAGTAAATCCGCTGCTGCGTTCGTCCTTTTTCTGGGCGCTGCGATACGGAGATGCCAGCTTGAAGCGCCAGGTCACCGAAGCGCTGACATGGATCGGCGACGAGGAGATGGCGGGAGCCCTCAAGGAACTGCTTAGCGAGCCGGTACAGGACGGAAAGCAGGAAGAGTCGGGTCTTCTCCGCCTGCAGAAGCTTATCGGTATGGAGGCGGACAAGGAACAACGCCCCGAAGGAAAAGAGAGGCTTCCCCGCGGCTAGTACTCCGGGTGAGGAGCCCCGGGGCCGTCCCCTTTGGACATAATAGGGATAACAAGCTTGGCATACAGCCAAACTTTATAATAATCCGTTTGCGAGGAGGGCACTTAAGATGTATAAATCGATTGTAATCGGAACAGGTCCAGCCGGTCTGACCGCCGCTATTTATCTGGCGCGTGCGAATTTGAACCCGCTGGTGATTGAAGGCCTGCAGCCGGGCGGACAGCTGACAACGACGACCGAAGTGGAGAACTTCCCTGGATTCCCCGAAGGTATTCTCGGACCGGATCTTATGGACAATATGCGCAAGCAAGCGGAACGCTTCGGGGCCGAATTCAAGAGCGTCTGGGTAGAGTCCGTCGATTTCTCGCAGCGGCCCTTTAAAGTGAATGTGGATGGGCTTGGCGTACTGGAAGCGGAAACGGTTATTATCTCGACGGGCGCTTCCGCCAGGTATCTCGGAATCCCTGGAGAGCAGGACAATGTGGGACGCGGCGTCAGCACCTGCGCTACCTGCGACGGCTTCTTCTTTCGCGGGAAAAATATCATTGTCGTCGGAGGCGGCGACTCCGCGATGGAGGAAGCGGGCTTCCTGACACGGTTTGCAAGCAATGTTACGCTGGTGCACCGCCGCGAAGAGCTGCGGGCGTCCAAGATTATGCAGGACCGCGCAAAAGAAAACAGCAAAGTTTCATGGGCGCTGAATCGCACTCCGCTGGAAGTTGTGACTGGCGAGACCGGAGTGAAAGGACTGCTTGTCCGCGATAACGAGAGCGGTAAGGAAGAACTCATTGAAGCCGCGGGGGTCTTCGTGGCGATTGGCCACACGCCAAACACCGCTTTCCTTGGCGGCCAGATTACAACTGACGCGAACGGCTATATCGTGGTCCGTCCGGGCACAACAGAGACGAACATCCCCGGTGTATTTGCCTGCGGCGACGTTCAGGATACCCGGTACCGTCAGGCCATTTCAGCGGCTGGTTCGGGCTGTATGGCGGCGATGGACGCCGAGAAGTATCTTGAAGGCTCGATGGTGCATGACTGGAGCGAGACACTGGATAAATAATAAGACCAGGAGCCTTAAAGCGGAGCTAGTCCGAAAGTAGGAGGAGCCAAGCTTCACCCTGAAACGGGGAGCTTGGCTTTTTGCGTGAAATCATGCTGCCCAAAGCCTATTTCCTATGCAAGGGAATGCGGCTGGAACCAGACGGTGCGGAAGTCGAGCCAGCCGCATGAATTCAGATTGATTCCCTGGATGGAGGAATGGAACCGGGTGTTACTCTTCTTGTGAAGCAGAAAAAGAACGCCGTACGATTGGCGCAGCAGCTCCTCCAGTTCATAGAGTCTGCGCCAGCGGCTGTCCGGGTCGGAGTCGGACATCACCGCGCGAGCCGAAGCTTCTACAGTCTCCCTCATGCCGTCCGGCAGGGCTGAAGGAAAAAATCCTTTTTGCAAGTATAATTCCAAATCCTGGATTTCATCCTTGCCGAGAACGACCTCATATAGCTGGCAATCATCCTCTGGCGAAAATCCCGGACCGGCCATATCCTCCGCCTTGCGCACCTTAATTTCCATGCGGATGCCGAAATCGCAGCAGCGCTGCTGAATCCACTGTGCGTCGGTGACATGGCGGATGCGGGTCGACAACAGTATCGTCTCTCCCCGATAACCGCTTTGCTCTAATAGCCGGTAAATTTCCGCCGCATCCGGCGCCGTTTCCTTTCGAGTACCAAGGTCTGCGGCTTCGCTGCGCTGAATGCGGAATCCCCGCGCCGGATAAATACGGTTCTCCCCGAGATCGGCGATCATCTGCTTACGGTCAATGATCAGATCAAGCGCCCGCCGGAAGGCGAGGCTGCTCTGGGGTCCTTCCTTGCGCTGGTTAAAGACCAGCATGCTGCAGCCCGGAGAAATCGTCTCCACCTCACGCCATTCGGCATCCGGGCCGGCGCTTTTTCGCAAATATCCATTATAGACGTTCTGCTCCGTGCAGGAGGCATAGGACCAGTCCGGCTCCTTCAGCATCCCTGCATCCTGCTCGGACAGGTGTATGATTTCGACCCGGTCGATGTGCGGCCTGCCCCGGAAATGGGATGAAAAAGCCTCCAATACGCAGATGCTTTCATCATGCCGGACCAGCTTGAACGCCCCGGTCCCCACCGGCTGTCTCATAAAGGCGGCTTCATCGGCCCCGCAGAGGTCTGCGGGAAGGATGGAGGACGCTTTGACGGAAAGAAGGTGGAGAAAGAGATAATTGGGTTCTGTGAGCGTAATGTGGACTGTTTTGCGGTCAAGCATGCGGATATCGGATATTCCCGTAAACATCCAGCTCTGCCCATAGCGCTCCGGATTCAGCCGCAGCCGGTCGAAGGTATAGATGACATCCTGAGCCGTCACTTCCCTGCCGTGATGGAAGCTTACGCCTTTTCTCAGGTGGATGATCCATTCGCTGCAGTCGGGCGAGCTTTCCCAGAAATGGGCAATGGAAGGCCGAAAGGTTTCGCTAATCGGATCGAAATCGACCAGCGTATCGTAAATATGCCCGATAATATGCGAGTCGAAAGCAAAATAAATCGAAGCGGGGTCAAGCGTTACAATAGAGCGCTGCACGGGGAACCGGAGCGTATCCAGCACGGTGCCGGTACCCAAGGTCCGGGTAAAGCCCATGCCGCCTGAGAGCCATTCCAGGAATCCGTTCTTTACCTGCGCGGACTCACCGAAGCGGTCGATCAGTTCAAGCGCCCCTTTGACATCGCCTTTTTTCGTTTGGGCTATGGCTTCTTCAAGCAATATATCCTGCGCGTCGGCGAGAAAAGTGAGCATAGAGGAATTCCCCCGCCCAAGCCCGGGCTGCCAGCTAATCCATCCAAGATCGGAAAGCTTGCGGAGGACGATCTTAACGTTGCGCGGTGTACAGTGCCATATTTCGGTCAGCGTCTGAACCGTGGCGGGAAAGGGAATATTCAGTTCGCGGTCGGCGTAAGACGATCGAAGCTCGAAGAATTGCAGAGCGGCCAGCAAAGGGCAAACCTCCTTCATTCAGCAAAAAAAGGTGAAGCGGATAATTCGGATTATACCCTTTTTACCCCTTTTGGAAAAGGTATACTAAAAATAACATCCGGATGTGAGATACGGCAAAGAAAGGGGCAGGATCATTGTGACTGTGATTCATCCTGCAATAGCGGAAATGCTGATGGAGAAGAACCGGGAAGAGCTTGAATGTCTGGCGGATAGACAGTGGAGAATACAGGCTGCCGAGAACGTTAAGAGCAGGCAATTGAAGCGAGAGAGAGGGACCCTATGGTCCTTGGCTTTAAAAAGAATTA is a genomic window of Paenibacillus durus ATCC 35681 containing:
- the hisF gene encoding imidazole glycerol phosphate synthase subunit HisF, yielding MLAKRIIPCLDVKDGRVVKGVNFVNLRDAGDPVELAAIYDREGADELVFLDISASVEGRATMVEVVRRTAGEISIPFTVGGGISAPEHMKTILRAGADKIGINTAAVNNPQLILEGARRFGSQCIVVAVDAKYNEAWGEWEVYTHGGRKPSGIKALEWVKEAERLGAGEILLTSMDADGTKDGFDIKLTSAVSDLVDIPVIASGGAGKIEHFYDVFTAGKADAGLAATIFHYKEIGIGDLKADLKQKGVEIR
- the hisIE gene encoding bifunctional phosphoribosyl-AMP cyclohydrolase/phosphoribosyl-ATP diphosphatase HisIE; this encodes MNEQQNNATTEQQEILEGIRWNEAGLLPAIVQDDTTLEVLMFAYMNPESLKLSLESGQTWFWSRSRGELWHKGGTSGNTQAITSIHYDCDSDTLLVKVKPEGPACHTGKVSCFYREFPLGSKAGAAKPQTDELYSGGSKSTEARFAVLAELERVIAEREVERPEGAYTTYLFDKGVDKILKKVGEETAETIIAAKNKDNAELRLEVSDLIYHLLVLLQERKLPLDDIMAELSARHERPRRD
- the hisJ gene encoding histidinol-phosphatase HisJ codes for the protein MHIDYHTHHERCGHAVGKLEDYVRRGIELGLKQLGLSDHLPLIHVDPAQYYPEMAMPLEELPRYVEECLALKERYRGVIDIRVGLEADYIEGYEEEIRELLAPYPWDYLIGSVHFLGEWDITDFRQVHGWEGQDPLAVYRRYYQAISMAASSGIYDIIGHMDVIKRFGYGPDTPEGQAEVKELELSALRRIADAGIAMELNASGLFKPCAEMFPAPHVLKQALELGIPLTLGSDAHDPAKLGEGLAEARKLLWDTGFRELAVFDGRRREMVSFEG
- a CDS encoding ribose-phosphate diphosphokinase, with translation MQHHTLRIFSGSSNPKLAADIASRLGAELGKIKLTRFKSGEIYVHYEESIRNCDVFLVQSLSHPINELFVELLVMIDAAKRASARTVNIIVPYYGYARQERKSAPREPISAKMVADVLTTAGATRVLTLDLHAAAIQGFFNIPVDHLTALDLISGYLKAKNLPDVVVVSPDAGRASTAEKLASKLDSPFAIMIKKRPAHNESVITHVIGDVEGRTPVIIEDLIDTGTTIVNVVEGLKERGAKNSIVCATHGLFSGPAIERLDHPGIEEVVVTDSIELPADHSSRFTVLSVAPMLARAISIIIEGGSIDKLFGDAGI
- a CDS encoding tetratricopeptide repeat protein is translated as MIEKISEIDGGTGNVIPVALNANFFFERAVRSLDRFQYEKALKNFRKAVEYEPDNPVNHCNMAGILSEMGDYEASNAILAHVLEQVDPSMTECHFYMANNFANMENFEEAERSLVTYLEEDANGEFLAESEELMELLHYELDRPVSLNRIRSREGAVEHDRARSLLEEGKFPEAVRLLEQITEGTPDFLAAHNNLALAHFYMGRFAKAKECIARVLEKEPGNLHALCNLAIFLQYEGDRSTLDGLLQMLEVTVPFHREHVFKLATTMGILGRHRAAYGHFRRLLKDEEISGDAGLYHYCAAAACNSGLRLEAERCWRQAAKLDPESEVPRFFLNQLHQSTAEGSELPAVSYNYQLPFQEQLKLWKANKGSFAEQVRVNPLLRSSFFWALRYGDASLKRQVTEALTWIGDEEMAGALKELLSEPVQDGKQEESGLLRLQKLIGMEADKEQRPEGKERLPRG
- the trxB gene encoding thioredoxin-disulfide reductase; the protein is MYKSIVIGTGPAGLTAAIYLARANLNPLVIEGLQPGGQLTTTTEVENFPGFPEGILGPDLMDNMRKQAERFGAEFKSVWVESVDFSQRPFKVNVDGLGVLEAETVIISTGASARYLGIPGEQDNVGRGVSTCATCDGFFFRGKNIIVVGGGDSAMEEAGFLTRFASNVTLVHRREELRASKIMQDRAKENSKVSWALNRTPLEVVTGETGVKGLLVRDNESGKEELIEAAGVFVAIGHTPNTAFLGGQITTDANGYIVVRPGTTETNIPGVFACGDVQDTRYRQAISAAGSGCMAAMDAEKYLEGSMVHDWSETLDK
- a CDS encoding ABC transporter substrate-binding protein; the encoded protein is MLAALQFFELRSSYADRELNIPFPATVQTLTEIWHCTPRNVKIVLRKLSDLGWISWQPGLGRGNSSMLTFLADAQDILLEEAIAQTKKGDVKGALELIDRFGESAQVKNGFLEWLSGGMGFTRTLGTGTVLDTLRFPVQRSIVTLDPASIYFAFDSHIIGHIYDTLVDFDPISETFRPSIAHFWESSPDCSEWIIHLRKGVSFHHGREVTAQDVIYTFDRLRLNPERYGQSWMFTGISDIRMLDRKTVHITLTEPNYLFLHLLSVKASSILPADLCGADEAAFMRQPVGTGAFKLVRHDESICVLEAFSSHFRGRPHIDRVEIIHLSEQDAGMLKEPDWSYASCTEQNVYNGYLRKSAGPDAEWREVETISPGCSMLVFNQRKEGPQSSLAFRRALDLIIDRKQMIADLGENRIYPARGFRIQRSEAADLGTRKETAPDAAEIYRLLEQSGYRGETILLSTRIRHVTDAQWIQQRCCDFGIRMEIKVRKAEDMAGPGFSPEDDCQLYEVVLGKDEIQDLELYLQKGFFPSALPDGMRETVEASARAVMSDSDPDSRWRRLYELEELLRQSYGVLFLLHKKSNTRFHSSIQGINLNSCGWLDFRTVWFQPHSLA